From Cyprinus carpio isolate SPL01 chromosome A7, ASM1834038v1, whole genome shotgun sequence, a single genomic window includes:
- the LOC109094016 gene encoding zinc finger protein 638-like isoform X1 yields MIKNNKKLNSQDGSTNAITINNVNKQANSLALFSQPNAPNSFSLFLESCVPPVALRHFGSLPLLGPVSLQLGQIKTQLALHQLNAIAGTSVTPPAIASPALTLLHLLKVTMSHPLYNPRGGRFPSGQRPVVPGQFGLGSQPRMELGAARLGPDSISSSHGGLMVNQPFSLGQRQSQISPDLEVAIDRNLRGAREEVRLLTQMLQQPKKADPRMRGDTRDEVISSGSGFSGTSRSDEVDWSTYQAPGKLFTSPGLDRPSSSSQLFKSTGFGGGSSGLDSQRPPGQRPSRYTSESASSILASFGLSNEDLELLSHYPDDQLTPDNLPFILRDIRMRKAKRDVDARSEYSKVIDYGHSSKFGYHEESPDSYASEHLPKESPKYVREVSGPPFSGMDIKKHPQPCQPAPGPVQVPKLQKPPLVDPRPTKMIPARPSASQPILPPSSRPPSQIPPLLGVLPLMSVDSISRGPNPNWIPFLSPPISVPTTKRLPTPTMMNDYSAATPRIFPHTCSLCNIECIQIKDWLEHQNTNLHIESCRRLRKQYPDWNVEAVSVSRPEPKSEHSSSKRHTRSHSYSRSPSPKRHHDSSSRRKRSRSRSRSRSPRKYRRSRSHSRSPPRKSRVSPYRRRSRSPPSQRSRSPVYSRRSPVRHSSPRRSSPSRQQRSSSSERLAMKLMSSTELSSITDSNTLKAVVKSLAPALLAELAKKKSSSTTSSSKASSGSSSWKRPSPPKRAEYSKSSRTFTSKSSGTPKPRPNDAPGTSCLLRLMQIPHGTTSKELNDAIEPFGKIYTAILLKAINEASVCMEREEDAKALLNCKNLTIHGQVIKVCMEKDARNDDGRKSVKTEKPVKKKEVTTTKPTQSAKVKSANPVKAPESAKAKEATGFKTSQVIKGKPSNPNKASQVTKGKSSVPKKTVQTAKAKLPAKGSETAVVKKLVKKEIPWRKNIVEITNLPEEGVTEEDLINLAKPYGFNATPVIAFTQQKAYLQMPSTEAVEAMVKAYSETPAKVQDKEITIKMMMQPVDLNYTESVFRVLVGIEKSPEIVTLPERLLIVSNVPKTLGAIKEVETIIQRYGGFKKVLPLNGRIIFEMESAANARAIFSRFLKFRCVVQNNTLNFQLAKPVKLKKKPVAKGANPPGTTAATTKKTNTVKAQKPVAVAAASAASTADPPVTKDKTPKTDAIIVAKAEESIGTSNNEVCLEESVGEGKVNADTAATKVTAVPKDLTVANGETATPENKAKKDTQAVNETVMGTLETESVKKEREAGSSVPMTESKSENKELETGSSVPSSESAVSAESGKAEIKVESSVSALESAVSVESPNNKHELGSSVPATESGKTELEVASAVSTSESEVSVESGKTKPDIASSVPSGECAVPVDSAKAGHELASSETSILADTTDQTGTSLKKNDQSVLQSEDVPKELLPTSVEEGKIDSEMLEDDNNVESKSQMEIVASTVSSEETAVEAMETQSPEESTKGTDVKEEVLETHELKIENEGQASDLRPTEPLEMDINPQSNNQTEPAEEHVPVAVASDSVPPFDPASDLPSTSDQTVSNSSVTVTRASNSPQMVHEPFQIDDNSLDFPPVTQEILKALELAVHQCRLQSSLKRAEEEARQKAEMEKKAAEKKTTKGPSSSKRPAQATKKTTQAESKKIQAEKEKKSQNSVSRSKPVDTSSPEKEPTSRHRSRGSNSEEDGPSTRRGGYSGSSSSRRSRRESSPPSKRSSPPSKRSRGHDVDRRSHSKNSQPSRSHSKTKTAEKEKDEELFPFNIDEFVTVDEVGDDAEDTAVSDTESPAKDEKIQDKPDSHSIVSPIAESGPAEKTKLTDTIIASEIGKPEVIECEDKMEAKTEETTPAAEVVASPKPEKQELKEESADKPLGTEMMETVVLKNETTEPCTVAETASAEMDSNVETLLTMKEHHGIGALDEFEPSQSVSSSPSKKEGCPPTSAETLEKSEDVHPEEPETSAPVMDKKDEATVNSEIPSQDAMVTLDEVSEGEEDFLDETNEEQHSKADEVPETLVMVDEVGDDETGGEEYQLDKELQGLVTLDEIVDEEEEFDSFNPEALVTLDEAKGDDEEIEEVEHSEDKPSTTTAIIPEEAEKSPSQEEDACDLEELRKMNFVTVDEVGDEEEEQPPSEDVKEEKQVKKKATRAKKRTRQTPVRRSTRGQRGSTKSPVDAEEPETNAECEPEAAESPPSAVESMDLDVKPELQKAETLKVPDSSAAVVTAEVFSGSEEDKARANDSDNSAKTESDTVDTPVSDRKSTIKEESKQRREIEPTQEPEAKKAPVIEDFTLPPFNPDNPIGVDFVVPKTGFFCRLCSLFYGNEETAKKSHCSSLKHYQNMEKYYKKLQSQKQGGCSTLTTPSHISASE; encoded by the exons CTTTTCATTGTTCTTGGAAAGTTGTGTGCCCCCTGTTGCATTGAGGCATTTTGGGAGTCTGCCGCTTTTAGGCCCTGTCTCCCTCCAGCTGGGACAGATAAAGACTCAGTTGGCACTGCACCAGCTGAATGCAATTGCTGGCACAAGCGTCACCCCGCCTGCAATTGCTTCACCTGCTTTGACCTTGCTCCACTTGCTTAAGGTCACCATGTCACATCCATTATATAATCCCCGTGGAGGGCGGTTCCCCAGTGGTCAGAGACCCGTTGTGCCTGGCCAGTTTGGTCTTGGGTCACAGCCTCGAATGGAGCTGGGGGCAGCCCGTCTTGGCCCAGATTCCATATCCAGTTCTCACGGGGGATTGATGGTCAACCAGCCCTTCTCACTGGGACAGCGCCAGTCGCAGATTTCCCCCGATCTCGAAGTCGCCATAGATCGGAACCTTCGGGGAGCCCGCGAGGAAGTTCGCCTTCTCACTCAAATGCTCCAGCAGCCCAAAAAAGCAGATCCCCGTATGAGAGGGGATACAAGGGATGAAGTGATTTCCTCCGGGAGCGGCTTTTCAGGGACTTCACGATCTGATGAGGTGGACTGGTCCACATACCAAGCCCCAGGCAAGCTCTTCACGTCTCCAGGTTTGGATCGTCCTTCCAGTTCTTCACAGCTGTTCAAGTCTACGGGATTTGGTGGAGGATCAAGTGGTTTGGACAGCCAGCGACCACCAGGACAGCGGCCTTCACGCTACACCTCTGAAAGTGCCAGCAGCATCCTAGCAAGTTTTGGACTCTCGAATGAGGACCTAGAACTTCTAAGCCACTATCCAGATGATCAGCTGACCCCTGACAACCTACCGTTTATTTTACGAGACATCCGAATGCGTAAAGCGAAGAGGGACGTTGATGCGAGATCTGAATACAGCAAAGTCATTGACTATGGACATTCTAGTAAATTTGGCTATCACGAGGAGAGCCCGGATAGCTATGCAAGTGAACACCTGCCTAAAGAGTCACCAAAGTATGTGAGGGAGGTCTCTGGACCACCCTTCAGTGGCATGGACATCAAAAAACATCCTCAGCCGTGTCAACCAGCTCCAGGCCCTGTACAAGTTCCAAAGCTTCAGAAACCTCCACTTGTAGATCCGAGACCCACTAAGATGATTCCAGCGAGACCATCTGCTTCCCAGCCTATTCTGCCACCTTCCAGTCGACCTCCGTCGCAGATTCCACCTCTACTTGGTGTTCTTCCTTTGATGAGCGTTGACAGTATCTCCAGAGGTCCGAATCCTAACTGGATCCCATTCCTTTCACCTCCAATCAGTGTGCCCACCACGAAGAGGCTTCCAACTCCGACCATGATGAACGATTACTCAGCAGCTACTCCAAGAATCTTTCCTCATACATGCTCTCTATGTAACATTGAATGTATCCAGATTAAG GACTGGCTTGAACATCAGAACACAAATCTTCACATTGAGAGTTGTAGACGTCTTAGGAAACA ATATCCTGACTGGAATGTTGAGGCTGTCTCTGTTTCAAG ACCTGAGCCCAAATCAGAACACAGCAGCTCAAAGCGGCACACCCGATCGCACTCGTACTCCAGATCCCCCAGCCCGAAGCGGCACCATGACTCCTCAAGCCGTCGTAAACGATCGCGTTCACGCTCCCGCTCCCGAAGCCCTAGAAAGTACCGGCGTTCCAGAAGTCACAGCCGGTCCCCCCCTAGGAAATCTCGAGTCAGTCCTTACAGACGGAGGTCCCGTAGTCCACCATCTCAGCGGTCAAGGTCTCCAGTTTACAGTAGGCGCTCTCCGGTACGCCATTCAAGCCCCCGGCGGAGCAGCCCCTCCCGTCAGCAGAGATCTAGCAGTAGTGAACGACTGGCCATGAAACTCATGTCTTCAA CTGAGCTTTCCTCAATCACAGACAGTAATACTTTGAAGGCTGTGGTGAAATCCTTGGCACCAGCCCTGCTTGCTGAGCTAGCAAAGAAGAAAAGTAGTTCCACTACTTCCTCGTCAAAGGCAAGCAGTGGCAGCAGTAGTTGGAAACGGCCTTCCCCTCCTAAGAGAGCTGAGTACTCCAAGTCAAGCAGAACCTTCACCTCAAAGTCCTCCGGCACTCCAAAG CCAAGACCCAATGATGCCCCTGGCACATCTTGTTTGTTGAGGCTCATGCAAATTCCTCATGGGACTACAAGCAAAGAACTGAATGATGCCATTGAACCTTTTGGCAAGATTTATACTGCCATCCTCCTCAAGGCGATTAATGag GCCTCAGTGTGTATGGAGAGAGAGGAGGATGCCAAAGCTTTGCTCAACTGTAAGAACCTGACAATTCATGGACAGGTTATTAAGGTCTGCATGGAGAAG gATGCAAGAAATGATGATGGGAGAAAATCTGTTAAGACCGAAAAACCTGTTAAGAA AAAAGAGGTGACTACAACAAAACCAACCCAATCAGCAAAAGTAAAGAGTGCAAACCCAGTGAAGGCACCCGAGTCAGCTAAAGCTAAAGAGGCGACAGGTTTCAAGACATCTCAAGTAATTAAGGGAAAACCAAGCAACCCCAACAAGGCGTCTCAAGTAACCAAGGGAAAATCCAGTGTCCCCAAAAAGACTGTACAGACAGCTAAAGCTAAACTCCCTGCTAAGGGTTCAG AGACAGCAGTTGTCAAGAAGTTAGTAAAGAAG GAAATACCCTGGAGAAAAAATATTGTTGAGATTACGAATCTTCCAGAGGAAGGGGTTACTGAGGAGGACCTCATCAACCTTGCTAAACCATATGGCTTCAATGCAACTCCTGTCATAGCATTCACTCAACAAAAG gcctatCTGCAGATGCCCAGCACAGAAGCAGTTGAAGCAATGGTAAAGGCCTACTCTGAGACACCAGCTAAGGTGCAAGACAAAGAGATTACCATCAAGATGATGATGCAACCTGTGGACCTGAACTACACT GAGTCAGTATTCAGAGTACTTGTGGGCATTGAGAAATCGCCT GAAATCGTTACTTTGCCAGAACGCCTTCTCATTGTTAGTAATGTGCCAAAAACACTTGGGGCAATCAAGGAAGTAGAGACCATAATTCAACGCTATGGTGGCTTCAAGAAAGTTTTGCCTCTGAATGGCAGG ATTATTTTTGAAATGGAGAGTGCTGCCAACGCCAGGGCTATCTTCAGTCGCTTCCTCAAGTTTCGATGTGTGGTCCAGAACAATACCCTTAACTTCCAACTAGCCAAACCAGTCAAG cTAAAAAAGAAGCCAGTAGCAAAAGG AGCGAACCCTCCTGGTACAACAGCAgcgacaacaaaaaaaactaataccgTCAAAGCTCAGAAGCCAGTGGCTGTGGCAGCAGCTTCTGCTGCATCTACTGCAGATCCACCTGTCACAAAAGACAAAACTCCCAAAACTGATGCTATTATTGTGGCTAAAGCAGAGGAAAGTATTGGTACAAGCAATAATGAAGTATGTTTGGAAGAGAGTGTTGGTGAAGGAAAGGTGAATGCTGATACAGCTGCAACTAAAGTTACTGCAGTTCCCAAAGACCTTACAGTTGCTAATGGAGAAACCGCTACTCCTGAGAATAAAGCAAAGAAGGATACACAAGCTGTTAATGAAACTGTCATGGGGACCCTTGAGACTGAATCTGTGAAAAAAGAGCGTGAAGCTGGATCCTCAGTTCCCATGACAGAATCTAAGAGTGAGAACAAGGAGCTAGAAACTGGATCCTCTGTTCCCTCTTCAGAATCTGCTGTTTCAGCTGAGTCAGGGAAAGCAGAGATTAAAGTTGAATCATCTGTCTCTGCTTTAGAATCTGCTGTTTCAGTTGAATCTCCAAACAACAAACATGAATTGGGATCCTCTGTTCCTGCTACAGAATCTGGAAAAACAGAGCTTGAAGTTGCATCCGCTGTTTCCACTTCAGAATCTGAAGTTTCAGTTGAGTCTGGGAAAACAAAGCCTGATATTGCATCCTCAGTTCCCTCAGGAGAATGTGCTGTTCCAGTGGATTCTGCAAAAGCAGGGCATGAATTGGCTTCCTCGGAAACTTCCATTTTAGCAGACACAACCGATCAGACAGGGACTTCGCTCAAGAAAAATGATCAGAGTGTGCTGCAGTCTGAAGATGTCCCCAAAGAATTGCTTCCTACATCTGTGGAAGAAGGCAAAATTGACAGTGAAATGTTAGAAGACGACAATAATGTTGAGTCTAAGTCACAAATGGAGATTGTCGCTTCAACTGTTAGCAGTGAGGAAACCGCAGTAGAGGCCATGGAGACCCAGAGTCCAGAAGAATCTACCAAAGGCACTGATGTGAAAGAGGAAGTTTTGGAAACGCATGAGCTCAAGATAGAAAATGAGGGCCAAGCCAGTGACTTGAGACCAACTGAACCTTTAGAGATGGACATCAATCCTCAGTCTAATAATCAAACTGAACCTGCTGAAGAGCATGTCCCTGTAGCTGTTGCCTCTGACTCTGTTCCACCCTTTGATCCTGCCTCTGACCTACCCTCCACTTCTGATCAAACTGTCAGTAATTCATCTGTCACAGTTACACGTGCCTCAAACAGTCCCCAAATGGTGCATGAGCCCTTCCAGATTGATGATAATTCTCTGGACTTTCCTCCGGTTACACAGGAGATTTTGAAGGCCCTTGAATTAGCTGTCCATCAGTGTCGCTTACAGTCTTCATTAAAACGTGCTGAAGAAGAAGCCAGACAGAAggcagaaatggagaaaaaagctGCAGAGAAGAAAACCACAAAAGGTCCATCAAGCTCAAAGAGGCCTGCTCAAGCGACTAAGAAAACCACTCAAGCTGAGAGCAAAAAGATTCAGGCCGAGAAAGAGAAAAAGTCTCAGAACTCAGTGTCCAGGAGCAAACCTGTGGACACCTCATCCCCAGAGAAGGAGCCTACATCTAGGCACAGGAGCAGGGGTAGTAATTCAGAGGAAGATGGCCCTAGCACCAGGCGTGGGGGATATTCAGGGTCCTCCTCCTCCCGGAGGAGCAGGCGGGAATCCAGCCCTCCATCAAAGCGCTCAAGCCCCCCATCAAAGCGTTCAAGGGGGCATGATGTTGATCGCAGG aGTCATAGTAAAAACTCACAGCCTTCAAGAAGTCACTCAAAAACAAAGACAGCTGAAAAG GAAAAAGATGAGGAACTGTTTCCATTTAACATTGATGAGTTTGTGACTGTTGATGAAGTCGGGGATGATGCAGAGGACACTGCGGTCTCAGATACTGAGTCTCCAGCCAAGGACGAGAAGATCCAGGACAAACCCGATTCCCACTCCATAGTCTCTCCTATTGCAGAGTCTGGTccagctgaaaaaacaaaactaactgaCACGATAATTGCTTCTGAGATTGGAAAACCTGAAGTTATTGAATGTGAGGATAAAATGGAAGCCAAGACTGAAGAAACCACACCAGCTGCAGAAGTTGTTGCATCTCCAAAACCAGAAAAGCAAGAGCTTAAGGAAGAGAGTGCTGATAAACCGCTGGGAACAGAAATGATGGAAACCGTTGTGCTTAAGAACGAGACAACAGAGCCTTGTACTGTAGCAGAAACTGCTTCAGCAGAGATGGACAGCAATGTTGAGACCCTTTTAACCATGAAAGAACACCATGGCATTGGGGCCTTGGATGAATTTGAGCCAAGTCAGTCAGTTTCTTCCTCTCCTTCAAAGAAGGAAGGCTGTCCACCAACTTCTGCAGAAACTTTAGAGAAATCAGAAGATGTCCATCCCGAGGAGCCTGAAACCTCTGCCCCAGTGATGGACAAAAAAGATGAGGCAACTGTGAACTCTGAAATTCCATCCCAAGATGCAATGGTCACTCTTGATGAGGTCAGTGAGGGTGAGGAAGATTTTCTTGATGAAACAAATGAGGAACAGCATTCGAAGGCTGATGAAGTGCCTGAGACGCTTGTAATGGTTGATGAGGTTGGAGATGATGAAACGGGGGGTGAAGAATACCAGTTGGACAAAGAACTTCAAGGCCTTGTCACATTGGATGAGATTGTTGATGAAGAGGAGGAGTTTGATTCATTCAATCCTgag GCTCTTGTAACCCTTGATGAGGCTAAGGGTGATGATGAGGAGATTGAGGAAGTGGAGCATAGTGAAGACAAGCCAAGCACCACAACAGCAATCATACCAGAGGAGGCGGAGAAATCACCAAGCCAAGAAGAGGATGCCTGTGACCTTGAAGAGCTCCGCAAGATGAACTTTGTAACCGTGGATGAAGTAGGGGACGAGGAAGAGGAACAACCGCCCAGTGAAGATGTCAAAGAGGAGAAACAAGTTAAAAAGAAAGCTACAAGGGCCAAAAAGAGAACACGCCAGACCCCAG TGAGGAGATCCACAAGAGGTCAAAGAGGGTCCACAAAGAGTCCTGTAGACGCAGAGGAGCCCGAGACAAATGCGGAGTGTGAACCAGAGGCAGCTGAGAGTCCTCCTTCAGCCGTCGAATCCATGGATCTCGATGTTAAGCCAGAACTGCAAAAGGCTGAAACCTTGAAAGTTCCAGATTCATCGGCTGCAGTGGTCACTGCAGAGGTCTTTTCAGGGTCAGAAGAGGACAAGGCGAGAGCTAACGATAGTGACAACTCTGCAAAGACAGAAAGTGATACTGTCGACACACCAGTCTCTGACAGAAAATCCACAATCAAAG AAGAGTCCAAGCAAAGGCGGGAGATTGAGCCGACACAGGAACCAGAGGCTAAGAAGGCCCCTGTGATTGAAGACTTCACATTGCCCCCGTTTAACCCAGACAATCCCATTG GGGTTGACTTTGTGGTGCCCAAGACGGGTTTCTTCTGCAGACTCTGCTCTTTATTCTATGGCAATGAGGAAACTGCTAAGAAAAGTCACTGTAGTAGCTTAAAGCATTACCAGAACATGGAG AAATACTACAAGAAGCTCCAGTCTCAGAAGCAGGGTGGCTGCTCAACACTGACAACGCCCAGTCATATTTCTGCTTCTGAATAG